DNA from Apis cerana isolate GH-2021 linkage group LG13, AcerK_1.0, whole genome shotgun sequence:
TCTTGAAGTCGTTGAGACTGGTCAAAGAGGCTAGAAGAGCTCTAAAGAATCCTGATAATGTAGACAATGAAGCTAATCTAGCTGCTGTTGCTAAAGATGTGTCAAATTCGTTGAACAAATGCGTGTCTTGCTTGCCTGGACAAAGAGACGTAGATGATGCTATCAAGAATATCGACGAAATGACTCAAGTTCTAGGCATGAACGAATTTCCTCAAACTAACAAAAGTTATGGGTATGTACATTGTTTTACCGATAAGTTATCAAATAGTACACAAGTAATTAGTTACCTATTCATTTGTCTCATTTTAGTTACTGCTTATCATTCATTGACAtacattagaatttttaaagacaATGATAAGACAAAATTTAAGAGCGCatttaaaatagatgtaaCAACAAAGTAGaccgtttaaatattaaatttttaggtCGAGTGTAATGaactataatatttgatgcgtaaaaagtttcttattctcttttgtttattacgttattctaatataataaatattttaattctaaattttagaaCAATcgtttatttcattgatattttattaaaattaacttttttttgagatttttacTTCATTATcgtgtaaaaaatatacatgtatcaatttttcttttataggcAACTGCAAAGTGATCTTAATAACGCAGCTGCGAATCTAAACGATGCTTCATCGAACGTAGTATCATCGGTACGTTCCCCGGTGCAACTAGCTAGTTCTTCCAAGCAATTCACCAATGCTTTCGGAGATTTGTTGGGTGTTGGCATGGAAATGGCCGGTCAAACAGCCATCGAAACTCGAACTCAAATGGTAGTCTCACTGAAGAATGTCAGCATGACATCCAGCAAGCTTTTGGTAACTGCTAAATCTGTAGCAGCTGACCCGAGTGCTCCAAACGCCAAGAACCAATTATCAGCTGCTGCGCGAGCGGTAACAGATTCCATCAATTATCTAGTTGACGTTTGTACTTCAGCCGCACCTGGACAAAACGAATGCGACAACGCCATCAGAAACATACAATCGATGAGGTCGCTTCTTGATAATCCTAGTGAACCAATATCCGACGCAAGTTACTTCGAATGCCTTGAAACTGTAATGGAGAAAAGCAAGAGCTTGGGCGATGGTATGACAGGCATAGCTAACCATGCAAAGAAATCGGAACATGAGCAATTCTCAGTAGCCGTTAGAGGAGTGTCATCTTCAATCTGTGGTCTGATAGAAGCGGCTGCCCAAGCTGCGTATTTAGCTGGAGTAAGCGACCCAACATCAGTGGCTGGAAAACCAGGCTTGGTGGATCAAGCTCAATTCCTCAGAGCTGCTCAGGCTATTCATACTGGTTGTCAGAGTCTTGGCAATCCCACGAGCACCGAGCAACAAGTTCTTTCAGCAGCTACCATGATCGCCAAATACACTAGCGCTCTCTGCAACGCTTGTCGCGAAGCTTCGAACAAAACCAGCAATCCTGTTGCCAAACGGCACTTCGTTCAATCGGCCAAGGATGTTGCCAATTCCACATCAGCTCTGGTGAAGGAGATCAAAGCGTTGGATCAGAATTATTCCGAAGCTAACAGAGAGAAGTGTGCGGAGGCTACCAAGCCTCTTCTAGAAGCTGTCGACAATCTGTGCACTTTTGCCGGATCTCCAGAATTCGCCAGTCAACCTGCAAAGATATCCATAGCAGCTAGAGCTGCCCAGGAACCAATAACAAGCGCGGGTAAAGCTATCATCGACGGTTCTTGCGCGATGGTGCGAGCTGCTAAGAGTCTAGCTGTTAGTCCTAAAGATCCCCCAACTTGGCAATTATTGGCAAATCATAGCAAGAGTGTCAGTGATTCGATCAAGTCTCTAGTTGCTTCCATCCGCGACAAGGCACCTGGACAGAAGGAATGCGATGCCGCGATCGAAAAATTGTCGGCCAGGATTCGAGAACTGGATGCCGCATCACTCAGCGCTGTGTCACAGGCATTGGTTCCACGAAGAGAGAACACGGTGCAAGGATTTACCGATCAAATGGAGAGCAGTGCCAGCGAATTACGAGAAAAACTGGAACCTCTTCGAACAGCTGCTAAATACGAAGCTGAAAACGTGGGGCACGCTGTCAACCAGATCGCTTTGTATTGCGAACCCTTGGTTTCCGGTGCTATCGGTGCTGCTTCAAACATGGTGCATTCGAAACAACAGATGGTGCTATTAGATCAAACGAAAACCGTTACTGAATCTGCTCTGCAGCTTGTCTGTGTGACAAAGGAGTCTGGTGGTAATTCGAAAGCAATCGTTTTGCACACAGAAGTAGACGAAACGGTGGAATCAATGAAAGACGCGCTGCAGGAATTGCAAAATACTTTGGAAACTATCTCGACATCAAATGGTATTGTTACCGGGTTGATCGATACCATTTCTCGAGCCATGGTTAGGTTGGAGGATCATAGGATGTCCACAATCGACACTGTGGATTCGTATGTGGATTATCAAACAAGAATGGTGGAGGCTGCTAAAGAAATTGCTCGGCTGGCACAGGAAATGGTAAACTATTCccataaaaaagataaaaatacaatcgaTCAAAAACGTTCAATCAACctcattaaattttcattcgtttcagTCAACTAAATCCAGCACCGACGTAGGCAGATTAGGTCCTCTTGCAGTGGACATCTCCCACAAATACACTCAGCTAGCCCGCGATACGTCCGGCGCCTCAGCAGCTGCATCTAACGCTGACGTGTCTGCAAGACTTCGTACAGGTGTGCAAGAGCTTGGCAGAGCTTGCGTGGACATCGTTCGAGCAACAGGGACGTGTCAGATGTCACCGGGCGATGCCTATGCTCAAAGAGAAATTGCAGAGCACAGCAAGATCGTCACCGAGAAGGTGTCCCAGGTGTTGGCTGCCTTGCAGGCTGGTTCCAGAGGTACACAAGCGTGCATCAATGCTGCGAGCACCGTGTCAGGTATTATCGGCGACTTGGACACCACGATCATGTTCGCTACTGCTGGAACTTTGCACGCGGAAAACGAAGGCGACACTTTTGCCGATCATCGAGAGAACATCTTAAAGACGGCCAAGGCTCTGGTAGAAGATACCAAAACGCTAGTAGCAGGTGCAGCCTCGTCTCAAGAGCAATTGGCAGTCGCGGCGCAGAATGCAGTCTCAACGATAGTTCAGCTTGCTGAGGTTGTTAAATATGGAGCTGCTAGTTTGGGTAGCCAGAATCCTGAAGCTCAAGTAATGCTGATCAACGCGGTGAAGGATGTGGCTTCTGCTCTTGGAGATCTAATACATGCTACCAAAGCAGCCAGCGGAAAACCTATCAACGATCCTAGTATGGCGCATTTAAAGGATTCAGCCAAGGTAAGATCTAACTTTCTTTGTTAaccattcctttcttttttttttttttgagcttCAAATGTGTTGATATTGCGAATGAACAACTCTTCGTTGTTGGCTTAGCATTAACTATGGTCTGGGAGAGACGCTTGAGTGATTAAAGCCTGTGATGGAATGGCATATGTCCAGATACATCAAAGGGAAATAGAGCTTTGTGGAAGATACATGTGACTAAAAAGGATGttgttcgttttttattttttttttattagctaTTATGAGCTTTCCTTATTAGAATctgaatcttttattaataaatagaggAGGTGAATGAtttgggaaaaaattttttttactttaattcaaaatttttctattaaacaggaataaataaattgttcaaatatttaataattccaaataatacgatataaatcTAATTGGGAAATGCTTTGATTAAACGATATTAACCGCAGCAAcaaatttactattaattcttaatgGAGGAAAGAATTAAAGCAGGATACATTATGAAGAATCTAACAGCGCTCGTTAGTTATTTCTCTCGTTAACACACTAAATTTGATCTTCACGCTTAACAAAGAACCAAATTCCCGTTATTTTTTTGGGTGGACtttaatcgatgaattttttcgtttcaccTCTAACcgactaaaaaaagaaagaaacaaaaaagaaaagaaaagaatacaagaatatagaaaaatgtaaGCCTGAAATAATTCTCAATAATCTCATTCACGAgacattcaataaaaatatctttcgtgCCTCGACCAAAACGTTcactattgaaaaaaaagaaacaattaaagTCCACCTTGCATATTATCCATTTAGTTCGATGTtccatcttttctttcatGTGTGTGACATACTGTATTATACATACTTCTGTGTTCCCTTGGATACATATGTAGAGCTATGCAACAAGCAGAACCGATTTTTGCTTCAACAACCAAAAAagagtatatatacatatctttatatattgggctttgtttttttttctttttctttttctttttcttttttttttcctgctttattaaaatgagatttaatttgaacaaaattaaagacgacaaaaaaaaaagaaaataaattttgcaaaagatTTTTCACAACACGAACACTTGTTGGTGGACTTTAATTGTGAGTTTTCATTGACGATTTTGGTCTGGCCGATCCGGATAGGTGTTAGAACAGCAGCTACACCAGCAGCTGATGCCTCTGAGTGACGTCGGCGGCTCGGAGTCCGAATGGTTCGTCTCTGATCAAGAGGAGGAGCTGATACGTCTGCTCTCAGCCTCAGAGAGCGAACAACCGTCTCAGCGAACTTCCGATTTGCTGTTGCTCATGTAGCCGAAGCTATTGATCGAGTCTTTTTTGCACGCCcatcgattcgtttcgattgTTGGTTTCTGAACAATGAATCTGATATTTGCCCTTTTGGTACATTATAAATTGGATGATGAGAGTGAGAAGGAACGTTACAGTTTTATTCGTCGCCGtttctctatttctatttattacaatttttgtttattcatgCGTATTCTCAAATTAAGTTGCgatgtaaaaaattgatttaattgtcGAAATAtagcatatgtatatatatatagcaaggggggaaattaagaaatgttagaaatttttaatggcAATGAGTTTTAACGCGCAGTACCGAAAGGGTCGAAACGAGAAACCTATGAATACTCGCAAAAAATTCCAACAGaacaatgttattattaaacaatattcttttttctcaatttgttACTTGAAAAAGAACTTGGTGACGACTTTGCACTCTCAAATTTGCACTTTTAAAGTTCTTTTCGAATAGTTTTCGATTCACTGTACAACGTATGATACTGTAACATATATCATATGATATATAGTTCCCTGTAAACGATGAACGTTACAAGTATAATACGAACACGATCGagtaattattagtaatattaaaaaaaacacggTAGTAACACGATGCGCTTATTGCTGTACTTTTAGTCATTCATTTAGTCATACCTTTAGTCATACGTATTGTAGACATCATTCTTGCTATGCGAAACAATTGTATCGTGCTTTAGTCGAGGTTATTTACTATACTTTTTGTATCATACATcatcttcccttcttttttgtctctctctctctctttctctctctcaaccccttttctctctgttcctttttttttctttttgtaacgacgaaataaaaatcataaaattcacACTCTATCCCCTTCATACGAGCATATTATTAATCCATCCTGTGggcagaaaattttttttttttaaaaaaaataaagcaacTTTTAGGTATGTACATTATACATTGCAAACGATGTGTGTGCATTAACGATTAATAGCATCCGTGCTTTAATGCTTCGTCGactaattggaaaaattaatattctatttgccATTTCTTAAagcgaatttaaaaatgataattacatttttatgcagattagaatttttactatgatttttcttatttttaataataaattaacgagttaatttatataatcttgtgataaatattttaaatttttcctcttagcaattatatttcatttacaaatttGTTAGTCACATAATAAATAGACATAAATAGGAAATATCGttggataaaaattcatctaatatttcgaattaaaataattgaaaagaaaaatacgtaaaaaagagattaatttCACGCTTatcttattttctaatatcatttttcagcgaataatattataaatccacTAACAacgtacaaagaaaaaaacattaactTTTCTCAAGGTTCTTGTGCAGCAGAACATCTCGTCATCgccattttattcaaaacacTCGACTGATAACAATTGTATTAAccttataacatattttatatctcattCTCTCATGTTGTagataattatctaaaaatcacgtgatcgaaaaatttattatcgataaaaacgaaaagcgtaaaaattattaattatctctattaaattaaaattacatgatttttagatatatatatatatatacacacacacatatattattattattattattattatattcatcgaTAATTCTCACATCCATCTTCAATTGATGAGTACATAAGAAACGGTACCCAGATTGTCGCATCTGTTCGTTAacgcaaatattaatttccttccttttttcatgTTCAGGTGATGGTGACCAACGTTACGTCTCTGTTGAAAACTGTGAAAGCTGTGGAAGATGAACACACTCGTGGCACCAGGGCGCTGGAATCGACGATCGAGGCCATAGCGCAAGAGATCCGCGCCTTGAACACCCAAGAGATCCAAAAGACGAACGTGACTCCCGAGGATCTGGTTCGTTGCACGAAAAGCATCACGATGTCAACTGCAAAGGCGGTGGCCGCGGGAAACAGTTGTAAACAGGATGACATAATCGCAGCTGCGAACATGGGACGGAAGGCGATTAGCGACATGCTGACAATTTGCAAAGGAGCCGCGTATAATTGCGCTGAAACGGCCGAGTTGCGAGACAGAACGCTCCAAGCTGGCCACGATGTCGCTATTAATTATAGAGAATTGTTGCAAGCCATCCTCCAAATTGCGTCAAGATCCGGTGACGCAAAGCACACCTTGCCACCGATTAGTAGAAAGATAGCTCAAAGCGTCACCGAATTGGTAGCCGTTGCTGAATTGCTGAAGGGCAATGATTGGGTGGATCCTGACGATCCGACGGTCATTGCTGAAAATGAATTGTTGGGGGCTGCTGCAAGCATCGATGCTGCTGCAAAGAAGCTCGCCAGCTTGAGACCTAGAAGGAGCATACAGGTGAGTTTCGTTTTAAGATGTTATTGAAAAGACACAGAGCATGGCAgagaattattcatttaaaaaaaatacgaaacaaATCCTGTAAAAGCACGAACAAGTGGTCTGGTCTCCGTAAGATATGTTTGATATTCTTGGttgttttttaaagaatcgaCCAGGAatcaaacatattattatgGTGGTCAGAAAAATCGTCGAATATTTGTTGATGGTAAGATAAATTGCGCCCACATGCGCGCTACTATTACTAATTATTCAGGTAtcgattcataataaaatgttaaccaactttttctgtatttttcgttttctctctTGCAGGAGGCAAACGAAGACATGAACTTCGATGAAATGATCCTCGAGGCGGCCAAATCGATCGCTGCCGCAACATCAGCGCTTATAAAAGCAGCCAGTGCCGCTCAAAGAGAGTTAATAGCCACTGGAAAAGTATCTCGAACACCTTTGACCAGTTCTGACGATGGCCAATGGTCCGAAGGATTAATTTCAGCCGCGAGGATGGTCGCAGCAGCTACTCACAGCCTCGTGGAATCAGCAAACGCTTTGGTACAAGGTGTCAGCTCCGAGGAGAAATTGATTTCCAGCGCGAAACAAGTAGCTAGCAGCACAGCACAGTTGTTGGTCGCTTGTAAAGTAAAGGCAGATCCAGACAGCGACAGCACGAAACGTTTGCAAGCAGCTGGAAATGCTGTGAAACGCGCTACAGACAACTTGGTACGAGCAGCTCAACAGGCTATTCAGCAAGAAGAGGACAGATCATTGATTTTGAACCGCAGAATGGTAGGTGGTATCGCTCAGGAGATAAATGCCAGATCGGAGGTTCTGCGTATTGAGAGAGAACTGGAGGAAGCTAGAGGAAGACTCACTGCTATACGACAGGCAAAGTATAAAAATCGGCCAGACTTGGCTGACACTGACGCAGAACCTGAACAGAGCGGTTATGAGAGTTACACAACCAGATATGAGACCAGATCTTATGAGACTCAATCACAGAGTTATAGTATGTATCAACATCATTCTACATCGCACAATATTAGCCAACTTTCTATGGATAGACAGACTCTGGTCAGTCCAGAGAAAGTTTACTCTACGCAGAGCACtttagagaagaaaaatataaatttaaatcaatattaatgtcaattcatcaaaaaaattagattttgttAAGAAGAATAGTACGATTTGCGTTTAAAAGCAATTAATCATGAAGTTTTGTAatggaattttgatcgtatttCGAATACTCCAAACAATAGATTGCGAATACGATTGTGGAACATATTcgatgaatattcaaatttcttacAGTACATTCGAaagcaatattattaaatttacaatttacgtccataaatatgaaatatattcaaagagaaatatattcgaatggCAAGAAATACTCGAAATcagaatttcttaaatattatatcacttTTGCTATCTCGATACATCGagataataatgatagaatTGCATTAGTCTATGATAATGTTTGCGATGATACGATAGAAAAGTGCCCTTAGCTAGAATTAACCGTATGCTTTCgcaattagattttataagaataattcttGATTCGTCTATAACCGTCCATCTTTTCCACGAACTTATCTGTATCAATTTAACACGAACCATGATTAGAGAAAACTACAGAGCACATTTTTCTACACATTTTTTGTTTCGacgattttgataaaatactttgataaaatatttactactTTTGCTCTtccttttgatataattttttgaaaaaaatgtgcaATTGAACGCAAATTTACAcaagaatatttgtatttacattCTCGAGGAAGAGTTTAATGGACTTAAGATAACTTCATAGCATCtgcactttttaaaatatatatttatatctaactATTAAGAGAATAATCGTACAAGATCCGAGGAAGAAAGATAACTTGAAtcgaatgtttctttttttattctttggtTTTCTAGACAAACGATTTAATAGTCGTTATACACCTGATTTAATTTAGatctaatttatcataatattttaagtttaagatCACGGATTAACAAGAAAAGCaacatatcatttaattttattaactttccGACAATGTGTGGTCTAATCCCACAGAGTCTTCACCTGTTTTCCCTTAACACTTTCCGTTTTTCTTGggattaacattattatttaagtctTTGTTCATTCTGACAATTAAGTAATCGTTACTTGAACTTACTTTTcttcattatctttttttattatctttcttacATTATCTTTTGCTCGTTGCTCATCATATACGATGGCTTGATAATTtggtggtttttttttttacactttaATAAGAGATTTGATTATCAGCTTTTTTAAACCTAACACAACGTAACACAAAGATttgtaaaatcttatatatcgCCAAATCTTGCACATGAGTACTACGTAGGATAATTCTAAGTTTCAAGtagattttaacaaattttaaatgcgAGCAAATTTGAATaggaaaagatatataaatgagAATATTGGATAGTTAAATGAAAAGactatcttttttatcttttttcttcttatatatatatt
Protein-coding regions in this window:
- the LOC108004002 gene encoding talin-1 isoform X2 encodes the protein MELNACCSLAGMVNYFYTRSLRRKRRRASSIAADIPRSWSSDSGGFRERRSSPQAVAMATLSLRISIPEKNATKMMQFDPSTSIYDACRIIREKLAEASNMGQPKDYGLFLADEDVKKGVWLEPGRNLDYYILRNGDLLEYRRKLRTLRVRMLDGTLKTLLVDDSQPVANLMVVICTKIGITNHDEYSLVRELADEETENQKPGNFGTLTLKRRKEEKGERDAKMDQLRKKLKTDDEVNWIDPSKTLREQGIDESETVLLRRKFFFSDQNIDSRDPVQLSLLYVQARDAILDGTHPVTQEKACIFAGIQCQIQFGDHKEDKHKPGFLDLKEFLPQSYLKVKGIEKKIFAEHKKHIGLSELDAKVLYTRTARSLSTYGVTFFLVKEKMKGKNKLVPRLLGVTKDSVLRLDEKTKEILKTWPLTTVRRWGASPNTFTLDFGDYSDQYYSVQTTEAEQILQLISGYIDIILKKQKAKDHFGIEGDEGSTMVEDSVSPLKATIMQHETSNAGKGNVEAVSVAIPAVMRTGVDGARPYGTGHMGSAQYTTVSGQVNIAHAPPMVQQTKVTSVLSEPQRALLSTITAGHEVIHIAETELSSKAQLPELGTDPASLKWIEQTIDTHKQNVGSQIAAMNAATAQVVTLTSGPADDVDHTAVGAAITTIATNLPEMTKGVRMIAALMDDESSGDKLLDAARKLCSAFSDLLKATEPETKEPRQNLLNAASRVGEASHQVLTTIGEENDSNRELQDMLLALAKAVANSTAALVLKAKNIAATCEDSATQNRVISAATQCALATSQLVACAKVVAPTLHSPACQTQLMNAVREVTKAVEGLLEVCNETCNDENLLKELNIAASEVSRTLNDLLSHIKTATRGERAKESIQEGAVETILIATDKLFASTGDAGEMVRQARVVGQATAQLIQSIKGEAERQTDSEQQRRLLAAAKVLADATAKMVEAARQCASSPHDAKMQDQLRQAAEELRAATTAAATPALRRKLINRLEACAKQAAATATQCIAASTGAAHHNTNQSSQEELNAECHTMAQHIPSLVAGVKGTQAQPDNSTAQLNLINASEQFLQPGTAVVKAARAVLPTVTDQASALQLNNTSQQLGASLSDLRSAVTRAREACGGLELDAAEELINSLKDELREFYRAVEAASLRPLPDETTESTALRLGATSKNVGFAMAQLLSAAKQGNENYTGSAARETATALKDLTYAVRGVAATSNQPDTQKKVLMTADDVILKSLRLVKEARRALKNPDNVDNEANLAAVAKDVSNSLNKCVSCLPGQRDVDDAIKNIDEMTQVLGMNEFPQTNKSYGQLQSDLNNAAANLNDASSNVVSSVRSPVQLASSSKQFTNAFGDLLGVGMEMAGQTAIETRTQMVVSLKNVSMTSSKLLVTAKSVAADPSAPNAKNQLSAAARAVTDSINYLVDVCTSAAPGQNECDNAIRNIQSMRSLLDNPSEPISDASYFECLETVMEKSKSLGDGMTGIANHAKKSEHEQFSVAVRGVSSSICGLIEAAAQAAYLAGVSDPTSVAGKPGLVDQAQFLRAAQAIHTGCQSLGNPTSTEQQVLSAATMIAKYTSALCNACREASNKTSNPVAKRHFVQSAKDVANSTSALVKEIKALDQNYSEANREKCAEATKPLLEAVDNLCTFAGSPEFASQPAKISIAARAAQEPITSAGKAIIDGSCAMVRAAKSLAVSPKDPPTWQLLANHSKSVSDSIKSLVASIRDKAPGQKECDAAIEKLSARIRELDAASLSAVSQALVPRRENTVQGFTDQMESSASELREKLEPLRTAAKYEAENVGHAVNQIALYCEPLVSGAIGAASNMVHSKQQMVLLDQTKTVTESALQLVCVTKESGGNSKAIVLHTEVDETVESMKDALQELQNTLETISTSNGIVTGLIDTISRAMVRLEDHRMSTIDTVDSYVDYQTRMVEAAKEIARLAQEMSTKSSTDVGRLGPLAVDISHKYTQLARDTSGASAAASNADVSARLRTGVQELGRACVDIVRATGTCQMSPGDAYAQREIAEHSKIVTEKVSQVLAALQAGSRGTQACINAASTVSGIIGDLDTTIMFATAGTLHAENEGDTFADHRENILKTAKALVEDTKTLVAGAASSQEQLAVAAQNAVSTIVQLAEVVKYGAASLGSQNPEAQVMLINAVKDVASALGDLIHATKAASGKPINDPSMAHLKDSAKVMVTNVTSLLKTVKAVEDEHTRGTRALESTIEAIAQEIRALNTQEIQKTNVTPEDLVRCTKSITMSTAKAVAAGNSCKQDDIIAAANMGRKAISDMLTICKGAAYNCAETAELRDRTLQAGHDVAINYRELLQAILQIASRSGDAKHTLPPISRKIAQSVTELVAVAELLKGNDWVDPDDPTVIAENELLGAAASIDAAAKKLASLRPRRSIQEANEDMNFDEMILEAAKSIAAATSALIKAASAAQRELIATGKVSRTPLTSSDDGQWSEGLISAARMVAAATHSLVESANALVQGVSSEEKLISSAKQVASSTAQLLVACKVKADPDSDSTKRLQAAGNAVKRATDNLVRAAQQAIQQEEDRSLILNRRMVGGIAQEINARSEVLRIERELEEARGRLTAIRQAKYKNRPDLADTDAEPEQSGYESYTTRYETRSYETQSQSYSMYQHHSTSHNISQLSMDRQTLVSPEKVYSTQSTLEKKNINLNQY
- the LOC108004002 gene encoding talin-1 isoform X3 — translated: MELNACCSLAGMVNYFYTRSLRRKRRRASSIAADIPRSWSSDSGGFRERRSSPQAVAMATLSLRISIPEKNATKMMQFDPSTSIYDACRIIREKLAEASNMGQPKDYGLFLADEDVKKGVWLEPGRNLDYYILRNGDLLEYRRKLRTLRVRMLDGTLKTLLVDDSQPVANLMVVICTKIGITNHDEYSLVRELADEETENQKPGNFGTLTLKRRKEEKGERDAKMDQLRKKLKTDDEVNWIDPSKTLREQGIDESETVLLRRKFFFSDQNIDSRDPVQLSLLYVQARDAILDGTHPVTQEKACIFAGIQCQIQFGDHKEDKHKPGFLDLKEFLPQSYLKVKGIEKKIFAEHKKHIGLSELDAKVLYTRTARSLSTYGVTFFLVKEKMKGKNKLVPRLLGVTKDSVLRLDEKTKEILKTWPLTTVRRWGASPNTFTLDFGDYSDQYYSVQTTEAEQILQLISGYIDIILKKQKAKDHFGIEGDEGSTMVEDSVSPLKATIMQHETSNAGKGNVEAVSVAIPAVMRTGVDGAFYCGHRVQQTKVTSVLSEPQRALLSTITAGHEVIHIAETELSSKAQLPELGTDPASLKWIEQTIDTHKQNVGSQIAAMNAATAQVVTLTSGPADDVDHTAVGAAITTIATNLPEMTKGVRMIAALMDDESSGDKLLDAARKLCSAFSDLLKATEPETKEPFYVAISSYERYPRQNLLNAASRVGEASHQVLTTIGEENDSNRELQDMLLALAKAVANSTAALVLKAKNIAATCEDSATQNRVISAATQCALATSQLVACAKVVAPTLHSPACQTQLMNAVREVTKAVEGLLEVCNETCNDENLLKELNIAASEVSRTLNDLLSHIKTATRGERAKESIQEGAVETILIATDKLFASTGDAGEMVRQARVVGQATAQLIQSIKGEAERQTDSEQQRRLLAAAKVLADATAKMVEAARQCASSPHDAKMQDQLRQAAEELRAATTAAATPALRRKLINRLEACAKQAAATATQCIAASTGAAHHNTNQSSQEELNAECHTMAQHIPSLVAGVKGTQAQPDNSTAQLNLINASEQFLQPGTAVVKAARAVLPTVTDQASALQLNNTSQQLGASLSDLRSAVTRAREACGGLELDAAEELINSLKDELREFYRAVEAASLRPLPDETTESTALRLGATSKNVGFAMAQLLSAAKQGNENYTGSAARETATALKDLTYAVRGVAATSNQPDTQKKVLMTADDVILKSLRLVKEARRALKNPDNVDNEANLAAVAKDVSNSLNKCVSCLPGQRDVDDAIKNIDEMTQVLGMNEFPQTNKSYGQLQSDLNNAAANLNDASSNVVSSVRSPVQLASSSKQFTNAFGDLLGVGMEMAGQTAIETRTQMVVSLKNVSMTSSKLLVTAKSVAADPSAPNAKNQLSAAARAVTDSINYLVDVCTSAAPGQNECDNAIRNIQSMRSLLDNPSEPISDASYFECLETVMEKSKSLGDGMTGIANHAKKSEHEQFSVAVRGVSSSICGLIEAAAQAAYLAGVSDPTSVAGKPGLVDQAQFLRAAQAIHTGCQSLGNPTSTEQQVLSAATMIAKYTSALCNACREASNKTSNPVAKRHFVQSAKDVANSTSALVKEIKALDQNYSEANREKCAEATKPLLEAVDNLCTFAGSPEFASQPAKISIAARAAQEPITSAGKAIIDGSCAMVRAAKSLAVSPKDPPTWQLLANHSKSVSDSIKSLVASIRDKAPGQKECDAAIEKLSARIRELDAASLSAVSQALVPRRENTVQGFTDQMESSASELREKLEPLRTAAKYEAENVGHAVNQIALYCEPLVSGAIGAASNMVHSKQQMVLLDQTKTVTESALQLVCVTKESGGNSKAIVLHTEVDETVESMKDALQELQNTLETISTSNGIVTGLIDTISRAMVRLEDHRMSTIDTVDSYVDYQTRMVEAAKEIARLAQEMSTKSSTDVGRLGPLAVDISHKYTQLARDTSGASAAASNADVSARLRTGVQELGRACVDIVRATGTCQMSPGDAYAQREIAEHSKIVTEKVSQVLAALQAGSRGTQACINAASTVSGIIGDLDTTIMFATAGTLHAENEGDTFADHRENILKTAKALVEDTKTLVAGAASSQEQLAVAAQNAVSTIVQLAEVVKYGAASLGSQNPEAQVMLINAVKDVASALGDLIHATKAASGKPINDPSMAHLKDSAKVMVTNVTSLLKTVKAVEDEHTRGTRALESTIEAIAQEIRALNTQEIQKTNVTPEDLVRCTKSITMSTAKAVAAGNSCKQDDIIAAANMGRKAISDMLTICKGAAYNCAETAELRDRTLQAGHDVAINYRELLQAILQIASRSGDAKHTLPPISRKIAQSVTELVAVAELLKGNDWVDPDDPTVIAENELLGAAASIDAAAKKLASLRPRRSIQEANEDMNFDEMILEAAKSIAAATSALIKAASAAQRELIATGKVSRTPLTSSDDGQWSEGLISAARMVAAATHSLVESANALVQGVSSEEKLISSAKQVASSTAQLLVACKVKADPDSDSTKRLQAAGNAVKRATDNLVRAAQQAIQQEEDRSLILNRRMVGGIAQEINARSEVLRIERELEEARGRLTAIRQAKYKNRPDLADTDAEPEQSGYESYTTRYETRSYETQSQSYSMYQHHSTSHNISQLSMDRQTLVSPEKVYSTQSTLEKKNINLNQY